Proteins from one Deltaproteobacteria bacterium genomic window:
- a CDS encoding CxxxxCH/CxxCH domain-containing protein, protein MLRSTLLYGTLVLLFLPLSGCEGCAEPLARWEPDAGPGVPDGSTPDGGQSDGGGGDAGTSDGGGSDGGGGSDGGVAVLSCAVLCHGDEGNPAPALDLGAGSDPDRRGVGAHRQHLATGTDWHREVRCEDCHLVPSAVGDVGHIDTPQPAELTWGALASADGQTPAFDQGQCSVYCHGPTLHPGGTNTEPFWTAVGAGQADCGTCHGLPPSAPHPATVAECGVCHPTLSASDRSFLEPERHVDGVLDLGALGCAICHGDGTLADPPGDLAGNVDPGAQGVGFHRSHTQDTALHLAWDCGTCHPARWADYLDPGHLDGDNVAEVLFDDPQSGGLNPVASYTRATATCSAVYCHGNGHSRNRTLIWNAPTSTACNACHHDNTTPENQMDLSGEHWKHIGDRNYPCSRCHAAVANPDKTINDRSLHVDGQVSVSESSWNPAGRGSCNPSCHGFEYWR, encoded by the coding sequence ATGCTGCGCTCCACCCTCCTCTACGGAACCCTCGTCCTGCTGTTCCTCCCGCTCTCGGGTTGTGAGGGCTGCGCCGAGCCCCTGGCCCGCTGGGAGCCCGACGCCGGCCCGGGGGTGCCCGACGGGAGCACCCCGGACGGAGGCCAGAGCGACGGCGGGGGCGGCGACGCCGGGACGAGCGACGGCGGCGGCTCCGATGGGGGCGGGGGCAGCGACGGCGGCGTGGCCGTCCTCAGCTGCGCCGTCCTCTGCCACGGCGACGAGGGGAACCCGGCGCCGGCCCTCGACCTCGGCGCCGGCAGCGATCCGGACCGCAGGGGCGTGGGCGCCCACCGCCAGCACCTCGCCACCGGCACCGACTGGCACCGGGAGGTGCGCTGCGAGGACTGCCACCTCGTCCCCTCCGCGGTGGGAGACGTCGGCCACATCGACACCCCGCAGCCCGCCGAGCTCACCTGGGGGGCGCTGGCCTCGGCCGACGGCCAGACCCCGGCCTTCGATCAGGGACAGTGCTCGGTCTACTGCCACGGACCGACCCTCCACCCCGGCGGCACCAACACCGAGCCCTTCTGGACCGCCGTGGGCGCGGGTCAGGCGGACTGCGGCACCTGCCACGGGCTGCCTCCCTCGGCCCCCCACCCGGCCACCGTGGCCGAGTGCGGTGTCTGTCACCCCACCCTCTCCGCGAGCGACCGCAGCTTCCTCGAGCCGGAGCGGCACGTCGACGGCGTCCTCGATCTCGGCGCCCTGGGCTGCGCGATCTGCCACGGGGACGGCACCCTGGCCGATCCGCCGGGTGACCTCGCGGGCAACGTCGACCCGGGCGCGCAGGGCGTCGGCTTCCACCGCTCCCACACCCAGGACACGGCGCTCCACCTCGCCTGGGACTGCGGCACCTGCCACCCGGCCCGCTGGGCGGACTACCTCGACCCCGGCCACCTCGACGGTGACAACGTGGCCGAGGTCCTCTTCGACGACCCCCAGAGCGGGGGCCTCAACCCGGTGGCCAGCTACACCCGCGCGACGGCCACCTGCTCGGCGGTCTACTGCCACGGCAACGGCCACTCCCGGAACCGCACCCTGATCTGGAACGCGCCGACCTCGACGGCCTGCAACGCCTGCCACCACGACAACACCACCCCCGAGAATCAGATGGACCTCTCGGGCGAGCACTGGAAGCACATCGGCGATCGCAACTACCCCTGCTCGCGCTGCCACGCGGCGGTGGCCAACCCCGACAAGACGATCAACGATCGCAGCCTCCACGTGGACGGTCAGGTGAGCGTCTCGGAGTCCTCCTGGAACCCGGCGGGGCGCGGCTCCTGCAACCCCTCCTGCCACGGCTTCGAGTACTGGAGGTAG